The stretch of DNA CTGATAGCTGACATTTGCGACAAGGTATTCACTGCCGATCAGCCACACGACGTCTTAATGCCCCTTCGGGCCATTCAAGCTGATAGTCCCTGGGGATTTATCTTGCTCCCACTGGGAGCTTTCGTTGGGCATTTGTCTTAATGCCCCTTCGGGCCATTCAAGCTGATAGATCAATAGAATAAGCGGGAGCGACCCCGTGATACTAAGATTGATGTCTTAATGCCCCTTCGGGCCATTCAAGCTGATAGGGAAGATGCCCGTCAGCATGCTGGTGCGGCGCTCGGGCACGGGGGAGTCTTAATGCCCCTTCGGGCCATTCAAGCTGATAGGGAAAAGGAGGAATGATGAAGAAATTGTATGCAATCGTGCCGGCATGTCTTAATGCCCCTTCGGGCCATTCAAGCTGATAGTCGGATTCCGCCCGTGTACGTCGGCACCTCGAAAGATGATGCTGAGGCGTCTTAATGCCCCTTCGGGCCATTCAAGCTGATAGGTGGCCAAGTATGAAATCGTATCAGCTTGGTCAATTATTAGCTTGACGTCTTAATGCCCCTTCGGGCCATTCAAGCTGATAGTTGCGCGAGGTTGCTCGTGAGAAGCGGCGCAGTCTCAAGCTCAAGCGTCTTAATGCCCCTTCGGGCCATTCAAGCTGATAGATGACAAACAAAAAGCTGGCAATCGAAATCCTTCGAGCCAGAAGTCTTAATGCCCCTTCGGGCCATTCAAGCTGATAGCCACTTCACCGTGGAAGTCCAAGGCATCAACAAAACGCTCTCCGGTGTCTTAATGCCCCTTCGGGCCATTCAAGCTGATAGGCGTCAACTGTATGACGCTTCTCGAGCGCATGGTCTACGGCGTCTTAATGCCCCTTCGGGCCATTCAAGCTGATAGATTCCCCGGGCAAGGACTTCCGCCTTCCTCGTACAGCGTGGCGGCCACCCAGCGGGAAGAGCATATCATTCCCCATCAACACCTTCAAGGGGGCGGAGGGCGGATTGTCGCAGATCCCCAAAAAGGTGGTCGGAGACGGTGGCGGCAAAGGGGCGGATTCCCAGCTCATCCGGCTGTCAGGCATGGCTTTCCTCTTGTCGAAGATTGACGCAATTGGGACGCGGCGGGTCGAACTGCGACAAGGTGGCACTTTTCGTACAGCGATCTCCTTGATGGACAAGGGCCGCTGCGGCCATGGGCCAAGGGATTGTCGAAGATGGGGCGGGCCGAGGCCGGGGCGCTACCATCTGCGACAATCTTCCACTGAACAGATGCAGCGATCTCGGAGCATGACTCTTTGTCCATCAACAACATGGTGTCGCGCGGCCCTTGTCGCAGGGCTCCCCGCGCGCCCAGTCCAGATCCACTACAGCCTGATCATCGCCTCCCGGTAGGCGGGACCCGCGTCGCCGTCGGAGACAAGACGCCCATAGCAGGCCAAGCAGAGCGGGTAGTAGCGTACGCTGTCGCCGGGCTGGATGAGGCGGGCGAGGCGGCGGCGGACCTGGGCCAGGGCCTCGCCTTCCACCCGGCTTTCCCAGACTGATTTCTGCACTCGTCGTCCCACCCCAGCCAGGACCTTGACCACCCGCCGCCGCACCTGGGCGGACTGGATGTCATAGCTGATGACCACCATGTGGCCTCCCCTCCCCCATTTCCCGAAACTCCCTCGCCGCACCGGGCCACGTCTACCACTGGAAGGACCAGCTGCGGTAGGCGGATTCCTCCCCCAGCACCACCCGGGCCAGGTGCTTGGCCTGGAGGGCGGGGATCTCCCCCAGCAGCTCCTGCGCCGAACGATAGCGGGCGGGGGCCTGCCAGCGCTCGAGCAGGTTGGTGACGATCAAGCGCCGGCTGGCGTGGCAGAGCAGGCCGTCCTCCAGGCGCAGGGGCTCCTCCTTGGAGAAAAGGCTGAAGACCACCCGGTCCACCATGGGAGCGCGGAACTCCTCGATCAGATCGAAGCTGAGGGTGGGCTTGCCGCGCTGGTCCTCGTGCATGAAGCCGACGCAGGGGTTGAGCCCCGCCTCCAGCACGGCGCGCCAGACGTGGTTGTAGAGGACGCCGTAGCCGTAGTTGAGGGCGCTGTTGACCAGGTCGCGCGCCCCGTGGCGCTTGCGGCCCGGAAAGTCCAGATCCTGGGGCAGGACCCAGCGCACGATGGACCAGTAGGCCTTGGCGGCCTGGGCCTCCTGGGCGCGCAGTTGTTCGCGGAAAGCGGCGGCGTCCAAGGTCGTGCGCTGCGGGTCCATCTCCTCCAGCCGCGCCAGCGCCCGGTCCAGCACCCGGTGTTGCTCCTTCCAGGCGGCGTTGAACAGGCATTGGCGCCGCCGGGACTTGCGGAAGTACTGCAGCAGCTTGCGCTGGTTGCCCACCTTGCCCAGCACCATCTCCCGCGCCACGGCCAGCCCCCCCGCTTTGTCGCGCAGCAGCTCCTGGGCGGCGCCGCAGCGCATGGCGGGCAGTTCCGGCCCGCTCAGGCGGCCGATCACCTGGCCGTGCGGCCCGCACACCTCCAGGGGCAGCTTCGCCTCCAGGCAAGCCTGAAGGGCATGGCCGGTCACCGTGACGTTGCGCGTGAGCAGCCAGACGTGCTGCAGGTCACGCAAGGGCCACTGTCCCAGCTTCTCCTCCCCCACCGTCACCACCAGTCGCTCCCCCTGGCGGCGCAAGCAGGCCCCGGAGCGGCTCACCACCAGGGTCTGGCGGCCCAGGAAGAGGCGCTCCACCTTGCGCCGGCGGCGGGAGAGGCGGGCCTTGAGGCGACGGTCGCCGGGACTCGCCGCGGCGTTGGACGGGGCGGGCGGGACCGCCTTCGACGGGCCGAGGGTGGCGGGCGACGAGGGTCCGGCCTCAGCGCCCGTGGCTTCGGCCTGGACCGCCGCCACCGACGGCGCGCCGGACTGGACGTCTGGATCGGCGGGAGCCGCGGCCTGGGCCGGCTCCCTTGCATGGGCGGCGTCCGGCGTTGCCTCAACCGCCGCTTGGGTCGCCGCCTCCAGCTCCTGCCGCCACGGCGCGGGAGGACGCAAAGGGGCCGCGGGTCCACGGGCTTCGCCGGACTCCTCCTCCGGGCGCTCACCCCGGGGAAAGGGCAGATGGCGGTAGGCGGGGTCGGCCAGCTTCTCCAGCGGGAAGGCCAGGATGCGCCGCGCCCAGTCCTCCCGCTGCTCCCGGCGGGTGTGGTAGAGCAGCCAGGGGATGCGCTCCAGGATGGCGCGGTCATCCTTCTTGCGCCGGGCCGGATCGCGCCGGTACTGGGCCTGGAGAAAGGCGCCGATCTCGTTGCCCAGCACGCGGTCGTAGATGAAGAAGACGCCGGCGGGTTCCAGGAAGGCGTAGTGCTGATGCCAGGAGCGGAAGGAGGCGCGGGCTCGCCCGAGCAGGTCCTCCAGCCGGTGCGCCCCCTGCCGGAAGCCGTAGATGCTGCCCACCGCCTTGCTCACCTTCTTCTGGTCGATGCGACGGCGACGGCCCTGGAAGTAGACGCCCAGAAAAGTGAAGCCGGCGGCCAGGGGCGCCAACTCGCGCTTGCTCTCGTTCAGCGCCAGGCGGTAGTCCTCACGCAGCCAGCGCTCGGCCTGGCGCAGGGCCTCCTCGGCGCGGGGACGTGTGGCGCAGAGCAGGATGAAGTCGTCGGCGTAGCGCACGTGGGTCAGACCGGCCTGCTCCAGGCGGTGGTCGAACTCGTTCAGGTAGAGATTGGCCAGCAGCGGGCTGACCACGCCACCCTGCTGCACGCCGGCCGGCGTCTCCGCCACCTGGGCGCGGTCCACCACCCCGATCCACAGCCACATGCGCAGCAGCTCCCGCAGCCAGGGGTCGGGGAAATGGCGGTCCACCTCGGCCAGCAGCCGGCCGTGGTCCAGGCTGTCGAAGAAATCCTTGATGTCGGCCGCGGCGATCCAGGTCAGGCCGCGCTGCAGCTCGTGCTCCACGCGGGCCAACGCCTTGCGGTGGCCCTTGTCCGGGCGGTAGGCGTAGCTGGCGGGATGGAAGACCTTTTCCAGCACCTGCTCCAACCGCGGCTTGACGGCCACCTGGGCCACCTTGTCGCGAATGGTGAGCAGGCCCAGTGGCCGGGTGCGGCCCTCCCCCTTGGGGATGCGCACGCGCAGGGCCGGGTCGGGCAAGTAGTGGCGGTGGTTGAGATCCTCCAGCAGCCCGGTCAGGTGCGACTCCAGGTCGGTTTGGAAGTCCTCCAGCTCGCGGCCGTCGAAACCGCCCGCCGCCCCCTTGCGCCGCACGCGCTCCCAAGCCTCGCGCAGATCGGGCAGGGTCCAGTCCATGGGTTGTTCCTCCGGCTGGAAGCGGTCCGGCCGGGGATGGGAACAAGCAGCCGCCATCGGAGAACCTCCGGCTGGCACCAGGCCGGCGCCGCAACATGGCGCACCTCAGGATGGCAGGTCGGAAGACGGGGCAGGCGAGGCGCGGGCCCGCCCCCTGCGGCGCTCCCCTACCATTTGTCCAGCCCCAGCTTGTGGTCGGCGCGGGCATAGTGCTCGGCGCTGACGTAGGAGCGCACCAGGGCGTAGGTGGCCGTCACCACCCCGGCGTCGTCGCCGTAGCCGACGATGGGGAGGAAGTCGGGAATCAGGTCCAGGGGCATGACGAAGTAGGCCAGCGCCCCGGCCACGGCCGCCTTGACGGGCAGGGGCGTGGCGCCGTCGATCATGCAGTAGAACATGGCCACGGCGGTGCGGATGAAGGGCAGGATCTTGGCCAGGCGCCCCACCTTCTTCCAGAACCCCTTCTGGTCGAAGGTCCGGACGGTCTCCTCCGCCTGCCGGCGCGCCCGGACATTGCCAAGCGTTGGCAGCGCCTGGAGGTCCAGCGGGGCGTCGGGACAGGCGGCGGCGCCATGGCCGCGGCGGCGGCAGATGGGGCAGGCGGTGGTCGTGGACATGGAGTGCTCCTTCCTTTTCATGGGCGCCGGGAGGTGGCGCCGGCCGCTCCGACGCCTTTCCTCTCCTCCACGGCTGCCTGGACCAAGGGGCCGGCCCGCGGCCTTTTCAAGCCGGCGGGCCAGGGGCGCCGACCGGCCGAAACCGGCCGGCGCAACGCGGCCGCCGAACCACCAGCCCCCCCGGTCTGCCGGCCACGGCGCGCGTCATCCCAGCCAAGGGGCTGGACCCGGGCCTTTTCAACGGTCATCCGCCGGGGCGGCGGGGCCCATCCCGCCCAGCCACTCGTCGGCCCGGGCAAAGTGGGCCTCCGTCAGGCTGGAGCGCACGGTCCACACCACGGCGGCCAGCACGGCGGCGTCATCGAGGAAGCCCAGCACGGGGATGAGGTCCGGCGCCATGTCCACGGGCGAGATGAAGTAGCTGAGCGCGCCCGCCGCCGCGGCCTTCACCCAGAAAGGCGTGAGCGGATCCCGCATGCAATGGTAGAGGGCGACGGCGTCCCGCACGAAGGGCAGGCGGCCGGCCCAGCGCCTCAGCTTGGGCCAGAAGCCCCGCTCGACGCGGCGGATGCGCTCGCGGGCCTCCGCCTCGCTGACGTGCAGGCGGGCGCGGGGGCAGTCCAGGGTGGAGTGGCTGGTGGAGTGGCACAGGGCACAGGCGCTCTTCATGGTCAGGTCCTTTCGGTTGCCGGAAGGGGTCGCGCCCTGGCGTCGCTACGGTGCGGCGGCGGGCGCGGTGGGCCTTCCTGCCCTGACAAGGGGCGGGTGGCGGGAATTTCAACGGGACGGCGGCAGCTAGTGGACCGAATCACGCAATCTGGCGGATTCTGTTTGCTGATCCCGTTGTTCATCTACGAACTCAGTCCATGACGCAAACCCTGCGGGAAGCGCCCACGTCACCCATTGCCGCGTTGCAGCCCCTTGACGTAGCACCGCTACGCCTGCGGGTCTGCGCCTTGCACTGAGCAACCTGAAGCGTCATCATCCATCATTTCACGTGATTCGGTCCACTAGAATGGTAGTTTTTCATAGATGCTTTCCCAACATGCTTTCTTTCCATTTGTGCGCTCTCTATTAATGTCAATCCTTCTCAGTAATTTTCCGTGAACTTTTCTTCGTTAAAACTCCTTTTGCAATCGTAGAAACCCCCCTCACACCTCGTCCTAGTTCATCAATTTGTGCAATTACGGATTTTTCCTGCTTGTCTATGATATAAGTTTCATGTCTTTTATCATGATTTTTACCTCTCAATCTATCTATTTGCGCTTGTATTGTTCTTATTCGCGACTTTCCACTTACTTCGACTAGCTTTATAATTACAGCGGATGTTATCATCCAGGCTATTGTTAATCCTATCATTTGGAAAGTTCTAACCCACATATTACCAGCACCTCTATCGATATCTGGATCAGAAAGATAGGTTCTACAACCATCTACAAACATTACTACCAATAGAATCATAAATGGCCAATAGAGTATTATACCCAATATAGTCCAACCACCATTTTTCCCTCTTCGGTTACTGTTTTTTCCAATTAGGCCTTCAATCGAGCTCATTTTATCTTCACATTTTTTTTCTTCA from bacterium encodes:
- a CDS encoding YkvA family protein; the protein is MSTTTACPICRRRGHGAAACPDAPLDLQALPTLGNVRARRQAEETVRTFDQKGFWKKVGRLAKILPFIRTAVAMFYCMIDGATPLPVKAAVAGALAYFVMPLDLIPDFLPIVGYGDDAGVVTATYALVRSYVSAEHYARADHKLGLDKW
- a CDS encoding YkvA family protein — encoded protein: MRRVERGFWPKLRRWAGRLPFVRDAVALYHCMRDPLTPFWVKAAAAGALSYFISPVDMAPDLIPVLGFLDDAAVLAAVVWTVRSSLTEAHFARADEWLGGMGPAAPADDR
- the cas1 gene encoding CRISPR-associated endonuclease Cas1, which codes for MDWTLPDLREAWERVRRKGAAGGFDGRELEDFQTDLESHLTGLLEDLNHRHYLPDPALRVRIPKGEGRTRPLGLLTIRDKVAQVAVKPRLEQVLEKVFHPASYAYRPDKGHRKALARVEHELQRGLTWIAAADIKDFFDSLDHGRLLAEVDRHFPDPWLRELLRMWLWIGVVDRAQVAETPAGVQQGGVVSPLLANLYLNEFDHRLEQAGLTHVRYADDFILLCATRPRAEEALRQAERWLREDYRLALNESKRELAPLAAGFTFLGVYFQGRRRRIDQKKVSKAVGSIYGFRQGAHRLEDLLGRARASFRSWHQHYAFLEPAGVFFIYDRVLGNEIGAFLQAQYRRDPARRKKDDRAILERIPWLLYHTRREQREDWARRILAFPLEKLADPAYRHLPFPRGERPEEESGEARGPAAPLRPPAPWRQELEAATQAAVEATPDAAHAREPAQAAAPADPDVQSGAPSVAAVQAEATGAEAGPSSPATLGPSKAVPPAPSNAAASPGDRRLKARLSRRRRKVERLFLGRQTLVVSRSGACLRRQGERLVVTVGEEKLGQWPLRDLQHVWLLTRNVTVTGHALQACLEAKLPLEVCGPHGQVIGRLSGPELPAMRCGAAQELLRDKAGGLAVAREMVLGKVGNQRKLLQYFRKSRRRQCLFNAAWKEQHRVLDRALARLEEMDPQRTTLDAAAFREQLRAQEAQAAKAYWSIVRWVLPQDLDFPGRKRHGARDLVNSALNYGYGVLYNHVWRAVLEAGLNPCVGFMHEDQRGKPTLSFDLIEEFRAPMVDRVVFSLFSKEEPLRLEDGLLCHASRRLIVTNLLERWQAPARYRSAQELLGEIPALQAKHLARVVLGEESAYRSWSFQW
- the cas2 gene encoding CRISPR-associated endonuclease Cas2, with product MVVISYDIQSAQVRRRVVKVLAGVGRRVQKSVWESRVEGEALAQVRRRLARLIQPGDSVRYYPLCLACYGRLVSDGDAGPAYREAMIRL